The sequence NNNNNNNNNNNNNNNNNNNNNNNNNNNNNNNNNNNNNNNNNNNNNNNNNNNNNNNNNNNNNNNNNNNNNNNNNNNNNNNNNNNNNNNNNNNNNNNNNNNNNNNNNNNNNNNNNNNNNNNNNNNNNNNNNNNNNNNNNNNNNNNNNNNNNNNNNNNNNNNNNNNNNNNNNNNNNNNNNNNNNNNNNNNNNNNNNNNNNNNNNNNNNNNNNNNNNNNNNNNNNNNNNNNNNNNNNNNNNNNNNNNNNNNNNNNNNNNNNNNNNNNNNNNNNNNNNNNNNNNNNNNNNNNNNNNNNNNNNNNNNNNNNNNNNNNNNNNNNNNNNNNNNNNNNNNNNNNNNNNNNNNNNNNNNNNNNNNNNNNNNNNNNNNNNNNNNNNNNNNNNNNNNNNNNNNNNNNNNNNNNNNNNNNNNNNNNNNNNNNNNNNNNNNNNNNNNNNNNNNNNNNNNNNNNNNNNNNNNNNNNNNNNNNNNNNNNNNNNNNNNNNNNNNNNNNNNNNNNNNNNNNNNNNNNNNNNNNNNNNNNNNNNNNNNNNNNNNNNNNNNNNNNNNNNNNNNNNNNTCGAAAAACTATAGATTTTATCCACAAGCACATGTAAGAATGAttctttacaaatatttaaaatttaaaatgcataaatgtaattattaataatttgaaattagaaaatCTTGTAGGCATTAATTGTTTTGCATGTCTTAtacactatttttatgattgtaTTTGTCTCATTTTCTAAAGCAAAAAACACACCcttcaatcaaatatattcttaaaataaaattacaaatacaaagaTAAAGTATCATATATAGGAGCAAGTTTAGCATAACGCAACCaacgaaaaatagaaaaattctaAGACAATCTTTTTCCTGTTTTTTCTTGATAATGCAAATTGAAACAAAGTTTTAgaaataaacattcaacttttgaccataaaaaattaaaatatttggaagACAAGTTAATGGAAGTGATATTTAACTACATAAATGGAGGGGTCTTACCATAATTCCAATCTCgacaaataagtaaaagaaaaaaatacatcaagCTTCGATACTTTAGTAGAATCATACTATGCCTTGTAATCTTGACATAAATCTTCTTGCCTTGAAATTTTCTTCATTTGATTAAAGCTTCTCTAGTCTTCCACACACAAAAATTGTATCACATATAAATCTtcctataaaaataatgttaaaagattgtatttataggaaaaaatatagctttggaatatgaagattcacttacaaagttgaaaggtcaagtgttacaaaaatttaagacaaatattaattaagaacataaattaatttagaagataaatcatatacatgtatctatttaaagggtaaatttttcaagaaaataaattaaattagatattttattaagaattatTCTAAAGAAGTgcaaaagtcattaacatttccattaaaataatgtaacttaatatttaaattaaatagttaaatatttttttaatattttaatttataataagggtaaaatcgtaattcaacttttaactttttttgttccctcttataataatatatgatatatttgtatgttttctccatttgcattttttttcaataaaaccCACCCTTTATTTGCTTTTTGCGCTTAAAGCCCCAACAGACCTTAGAGTTGTTTTCTGTTTTACGCTTTTTATACCATTAGGTATATATTATGGCGAATTCTTCAGAAAAAATTGTCACttccacaatggaatctgaaaaGTGAGATCTTGAGCTACTAAAAGCTTTTGCTTCATAAATTTGCTCACTTCCAACATTAGATGCATTCACAGGTATTTAcaaatcaatttcttttttggatATAAAGCAATATCATTTTCTTGCATAGTAAAGACAATTAAACACTGCCCAAGTTATAGTCTAAGATAAGAGTTAAAGCAGAATGGACCTGAGTGATTGTCACTTGATCCCTCAAAAATTGTAGATCCGCAACAAGAACTTCTAAGCTGGCTTTTGCATTTTCCATGTTTTTCTTAGGAAGGGTAGTAGCCTGCTCCATCAAACATGCAACAATATCTCTTGATTAGCACTACAAATATGACAGTATTCAAGGATACAGGAAGGTCTCGTTTCAATTACCAGACAGATACCTCTTCACATGAATACTCCAGCATAACATTTGCCCCAAGCCATAGACACACCGAATCAGATTCTTCAATTCTTGCCCGAGAATAAATCCCTTCTGACACTTCAAAATCAGCAATTAGGGCCTGCAACCAAGCAGCAAACCAGAGGAATAAACTTAATGGAAGGACATTTCAAATGAATAATCAAGGAAACAAAATTGTGGCCAAACTATATTACGTGGACTTCTCATCTGTGTTGATACCATTTTCGTTAAGGTGTAAGAGTCGTATACTACTTCAACCTTCTAAAAACACCAAAAAGCTATCAAAAATAGAATATAACTGTACTGCACTTCAGTATACACATTTCAGAATTTGTTCAGTTCATGTTCAATTCATACGTGAAGTACACCATCGACCAATTAACAAACAAATTCCTCAATTCTTGCTAGATCAGTTAAGCATTCAGAAATACACAAACTAAATTCTTACAGAGATGGTGTCAGCAATGTGGCCATTTATTGAATATCGACCTTGAGTTAATATTCTTAtaataattagaaataatttttttttctttttcatagcTTCCTAATTCTAACTttacacatatcatatttaAGAACACAAGATCAAAgaacatattaatatattctaCGTACTTTTAAGTTTAAGATCATAAGatccaaaagtcttttttattttcttaattcttgTCTAgtcaaaatcaaacaaacaaattaaaacaatagGAGAATAGGCATCTCCAACTCTACACTCTATTTTACACTCCAAATATagagttctctatttttttcaGACAACCAACTCCAacccaattctctattttactctctaaaacAGAATTTTTTTCTgtcctcaatattatattattatttatgtttccTTTTGGTTTTGTTATTCCATAATGTaaatcttttctttcttttttttatgaataatcgTCCTACATAATTTCatctaatataaaatttaattttttgaaatttttatttaaaattaaattatatattattctaaATTTCTAAAGAACAACTacgaataattgaaaaaagaaatcaacaagTACAACCGCAATCACAGTCAAACTTCTTTAAATCATACACTAATTCCTTTTCTGAATATCGTTAAATCTAGAAACGACTTATCGGATTACTAAATTATTGttgtgattttaaaaattattatgttatgcatTGTGTCTATcgttatcttgtatttaaattattatgttatgtattatatttttaaattaaaaattttatcttatcatttaaattttgtgcattCTTCATAGTGGAAATTAATATAACATCAAATTGTATCACAAAGTGACGAAAGTTAAGGAAATatgcaaaatattattaattcgagatgaaagtagtatatataaaataaaatatttttaaaatgttatattaaatttaaaaagaattgcATATATTAGAGATTTAATTAATAGCCTTGTATTAAAGATAATGTTAATAACCAAAaagtagaaataataatataatattcaaaaagtaaaacaaagaGCATGAATGGTAAAATAGAGCAGGGTTGGAGATGGTCATAGTTCTCTAATAACATTTTATTGCACCAAGGCCTACTAAAGAGCttaatccatatatatatatacattataaaaatataatttttattatgtacaattttttttttcatagaaaaaaattaacacataatTTGTTCTCAGTAAAAATTTGAGGCCTCGCCTAAGGCATATGCCTTAAAAATCAAAGTTGACCCTGCCCTTaatgaacaataaataaaatgacaattttACTATTTCATCCTTTAAATGTAATTAATTCAATGTTTtgaataagaataaaattaggGACGAAGTACAAACTAatctattaaatttttaaacaagATGAATAAAACTAAAGTAAAAATCATTCCCTCAAGTATAAGACAATTTTATTAAGTTTCAATTTAAATAGTTAATGATATTGCAAATTTTTGTGGAGCCCAGGTGGTGATGATAGCATAAGCATCAAAGGATGCTAGCCCCATTAAGACTTcgttttttttgttattagcCACATATTGAGAAGAATCTCTTTTTATTGATATCATGGCTTTGTTTGATCCAAAAGTTGATCCTTAATGCACTATGTCAAGAAGCAAAATGAAAACAATGGTAGAAAGTGAAGTAGAGTGGAAATGTTTTTTGTGGTAAAATTAAAGGGAGGTGAAAAATGGCCCATGATTATAAATTGCAAAAGCATTTGtattgaagaaaaaattgcTTGAATAAGAAACAAGTGCTTAAATACACAAAAGGGCAAAAACTGAAACATATATTGATGGATATTTATGGGTGTGCACCAAAGAAAAGAGAAGTGGTTGAAGATACCTGAGAAAGGGCATAATTGCATTAGGGAGGAATAGTCACTATAAATGTACCCTCCCCCCCCCACCCCAACCCCGCCTTAAACNNNNNNNNNNNNNNNNNNNNNNNNNNNNNNNNNNNNNNNNNNNNNNNNNNNNNNNNNNNNNNNNNNNNNNNNNNNNNNNNCCCCCCACCCCAACCCCGCCTTAAACCGACATTACAACCAAATTTAAGTCTTCTTGATTTTAAAGTACACTAAGGCAAAGCCTATGATATTTTAGGATATGTAAGAACATCAATTGTGAGAGTGaaaatttgactttgaaaaatAGGCTTTGGTTtgaaatacaatatacaaacatgatGAGTGAAAAGCAATACTAAAGAGGGCATTCATGATGCACATTTGGGTGAATTGTACTTCGGTACGTTCTTATATGAAGAGTCATTCATTGAGGCTATGTGGTGTTAATTGGTATACTAACATGTGAACTACATCGTTAATTTGTTGCATGAAGTGTGGATTACAAAAGCATGATTAAATGTGTATGGTTGATTTTAATGCGAGCAGTTGAGTCCAAAGGCGTGAATGATGAGTTGAGAATCGAGAGTTTGTTCCAGGTTGAACAAAAGCTTAAGTCTGGGTGGTGACCTTAGGCGTATTTATATGCCCATTTAGTACGAATTACCTGCATATGCCTTATGTTTTCAGGACGTGCTTGATTATAATTGATTGTTTTGAGTGAATATAGCAAAGAATGCACACTAACCTACATGATTAGCATATGCAGGGTTACCTAAAGGATTGAGCTAAATAGGAGGTGATGGTAGCAAAAGGAAACGAGCTCGACAAAAATCAATGCTGAATATTATGAGTGGCTAAAAGCTTTTGTGGTTGTAGCTACATGTAACTGTTGAATATCGATTGTTTTGAATTAATGTTGGTTATCGCTTAAATTACTTTTGTATCCTTATTTTAGTATTTCATGATTGGTCGCCATTGACATAAATATATTGTCTATTCTTGAACTCGAGAGACGGAGAGGTAGATATACCAAAGAATACACAAAGCTCGATCTCTCTTGCATATCCCTTGTTTAAATTCGTGTTTAGGATTGATAGTCGGACAAACATTGAACAAAACAGGATATAATATAAATGCTCGCCAATTGAGTATGGACAGTCTATTGGAGTTTGGCGATTAGAGGTCGAAAGATCATGATCATAAAATCAACCTTGTAAATTAGTAATTCAATAATTgtagttaattcatgcatgaGATGTGATACATGAAACCTTAAGCACGTTGCAGCCCTGGAATTGTCCCTTAATTGTTAAAATCGTGGAAATTGAAGTTGTCGTTGTTAGTTACttttataattcaattactCACAATAgtagtattaaataaaatagaagtttGTGAAAATACTTTCTTTAAATTGTGAAACTAATAGAATTGATACAAATTGATCATAATCATTTGGGTTCGATAACTCAATTCTAAAAGAGCCATAGTTACTTCTGCAACCACGTACACTTGCATGTGCATTTGGGAGCAGTAGTTATCACCTTGTTTTAGCCACAAGACTCGGATTTTGTCTCCATTTGACTCCTCATTCTTGGCCAACTCCCCCAGTTCAACTACAATTTTTGTTCTCACCATCATCTTTTCTTCACATAGTTCTCTACTTTCCAGCAACAAATCAAGTTTAGCCAATTCTTCAAGCAAATTGTTCTTCTCATTTCCCCGAAAGTAGCTCTGCCCCACACTTCAAGTTTATGGTTCAACATTCTTAGTTTGCTACTAAGCTTGTAATCAGGGGCAACCTTGTATAGAATTCATCCCACCAATTTTGTACCATCTCATTGAAAGCCTCCACCTTTAGCGACCAGCTTTCAAACTTAAAGTTTGACCTCTTTTGCTCCAATTCCACTTTCCAGTAAGAATTGACTGTTATGACATTACCTTAGGCGATTTTTTTGCCTGATGTTGTTAAAGGTCACCTCCCATTCCATGGAGAAGAAGAATTTGTCTAGTCTAGCTGCACCAGGATGATTTGGAACCCTAAACCATGTGTATCTCCCGCCAATCATGTGGGGATCATGAAGCTCCATATCTTCTATCTATTGAACAAAGTCAATCATCACATTTTTCATTCTATTACACCCTCTTCTTTCCCCATGGTTCTGTTGGTATTGAAATCACCACAAGCCACACAGTGTCACCCACATAGCTCCCTGGTTGCTGATATTTCTTCTTAGCACAACAATTTTTCCTCCTTGGTATGAAGAGCATACACCCCAAATGAGGTACCAACCAAAAGAAGTTAGGGTTGATATGAATTCATACGTGATGAGATGGTGTCCCATTTAAATCTGATTTCCGATCCATATCATGCTGTCCCATGTGAAAATACCCCCCCCCCTCTTCCCCACTACCCTCTGCTTCCATAAATCCACATCTCATTCATCTACAATCCCAGAACTGTTTATCAATATCTTCTATGTTCTTACTCAACTTTGTTTATGAGAAGCAGTACACATCTTCTTTCCATTTCTGAAGTAAGTTCTTCACCAGGACTTTTGTTCTAGGTTTATAGAGTCCCCTTACATTTCAAGTAAATAAGTTAACTTTCATTGGTAAGTCAAGCTTAGGTTTCTCCCCCTGTTCCCACCACCTCCTACTTCTTTGTTAAGATAGGACATtaaattctttaattcattCTTCCGATGCCTCTGCTTTTTGTAGTTGAGGTTGTCTTTGCTTGACCCTTTTTATCTAGAACAGAGTTCCTCTCATCAATTTTCATAAGGAGCTCTAAAGTTTCTTTTTTCGAAACCTTCGAAAGCAACCCCGTAAATGTTGCTCAGTTCCAATATGTGGGAACTGACCCAGTTAGAAGCGTCTGATTCAGCTTCTTCATGGGTTAAGGGAGTTTGGATATTCACTGGTTCTGCATCGTGAATTTGCTAGATTTGGAGGTTTCTTTCTGATCTTTGCATGTTGTGGCCCTGTAccttctcttctctttctatttaaatttcattaccAACTTCTTTCTTCCCGCCGGCTTCATCCTCGGGATACGAGTTCATTCTTTCCCCTCCGTTCACCTCCTCCGACAAGTGTGGTGTGTTGCATGTCTGGGCCATGCCTTCCCATCCTCCAAAGGGTTTACGGAATTTAGAAGCTAACCAGTGCTGTTATCAAAGGCGCAGAAGCTACTCAGTGTTGTCAAAGGCACGCTTAAGCCCTAAAGTGAGGCTTACAACGTGGTGAGCACTTCACCTCGCTTTATGTGCCCTTCATTGTTATCATCAAGGTTCTAAGGCACATATTTATCCTTGCCAATGAGCCTAAGTTGAAGAGGTGACTTTgaacaattgatatttcacgttaatcaaataagaaaatcaatttctttgctctcatatatttatcattcatgTTTTATAGTTATTAGTTTTGGAGTGCCGGCAATTTAAGCCCACTTTTCACTGACCCGCACAAATAGCCTATTAAATATGGGTTGAAAGAGTGATTTTAAATATGGGTAATATTTGGGCTTAAACCCATACTTTAcccattaaaatttaatatgggTATATTATGGGTAAACTACGGGTCATATATGGGTAATTCCCAGtttttccaaattttcaaaaaacctTCGTTGCCTAGTTTTAGAAGCGATTTTTTGAAACTTTCATATATGGATCCCTATTAATATTTCAACTATCGACCCCCCACCCTCACCCCgccccaaaaaaaattttaaaatttattttaaaaaatattttgaacttcaaaatttcatttttcaccTCTACCCTCGACCCCCTCCCCCAATCTGTTAAGACCGGAAATAAGCaagtgtaaacgcggaagctagcaatgcaaacctcgaaagactacaagtaagaagacaaagagaaatataccaaaagacacaaagatttaacgtggttcggtcaatcgacctacgtccacaaggggggagattatggagaggagaagcaagttgttgaagattaaataaagaaggtggacaaatttattttgtcagaaattcaggccaagggggagatttgttgggttttatttgccctgatttcttaccataaataggttctccttttaggaaaatgttttNCCCCAcctcaccccacccccacctcaAACCCCGAAACTTTTTTAAAGTTCTTTTTTACTTctataataaaacaaaactaaatgAAGCATTTTCAACAGATTTCAactaaaaaagattaaaatatttgctccatattgaattcttaagtaaagaactatttcttcatgaaatatgggtaaaatatggGTAAACTAGTATATTACCCAACCCATTTTACCCATATCTAATATGGGCGGGTTAAATGATTACCATTTTATGTTTACCTATTTTCAACCCGCCCACATTTGACCCAACCCGCCCATTTGCCACCACTAATTCTAGTCCAtgctttattttccttttttggttAAAGCCCCAACGGACCTTAGAGCTTTTTTGCGTTTttcgcctttgataacactgaaGCTAATTCGTTGAGTTCATTAAAACCTTCTGTCGTGCTTACATACTCCTCATGTGACACCACAATCTTTTGATTGGGTTCTATTGGAATAGGTTTTTGGCTTTAAAAGTCGAAAGCAACGGACCTTTACCCGCACGATGTTGGCCCaacttcaaatttgaattttctgAATATCACGTGTTTGCAGTGACAACACGTGGTTTAGAATTGCCACCTGCAGGGTTTTCTCCATTACCAATTGAGTAATTACTCGAAGGCTGACAATTTTGACTTTTGTCTTCTTCGACGTTGATTCTTGTCGGTAACTATGTCTAGAGTTGCATATGGGAGATAATTCTAAAACTAATAATGGTACCTCCGTATGTGTTTTAGACCCATAACTTCAGACCCTGATTTTTCCCATTTGAGGTGGTTACGGAGTTTTATCTCCTCCTCCATCTCGACCCAACCTCCAATGGAGTCTCCAATGACCTGGTTCAACCTgcaaattcaaacaaaaatcttTCGTCTCCCATCTCATAAATGTTTGCCACATGTGTTATCTTCCAAATCCTGTTCAACCATCTCCTAACATCAGATAGCGTGGGCATTTGGTTAATCGTATTCTCTTTTCTTTAGGACTTCACCAAAGTTGTTGGATTTTTCATCAATGTAGATAGGGGCCCCCTTCATTAAAGATGCCACCACAT comes from Solanum pennellii chromosome 1, SPENNV200 and encodes:
- the LOC107015514 gene encoding probable prefoldin subunit 3, producing the protein VNSALAFLQERLQQYRVVEMKLLAQQRDLQAKIPDIEKCLDIVATLQAKKGSGEALIADFEVSEGIYSRARIEESDSVCLWLGANVMLEYSCEEATTLPKKNMENAKASLEVLVADLQFLRDQVTITQVHSALTLILDYNLGSV